In a genomic window of Vigna angularis cultivar LongXiaoDou No.4 chromosome 6, ASM1680809v1, whole genome shotgun sequence:
- the LOC108342972 gene encoding tubulin beta chain has product MREILHIQGGQCGNQIGAKFWEVICDEHGIDHTGKYSGDSELQLERINVYYNEASGGRYVPRAVLMDLEPGTMDSVRSGPFGQIFRPDNFVFGQSGAGNNWAKGHYTEGAELIDSVLDVVRKEAENCDCLQGFQVCHSLGGGTGSGMGTLLISKIREEYPDRMMLTFSVFPSPKVSDTVVEPYNATLSVHQLVENADECMVLDNEALYDICFRTLKLATPTFGDLNHLISATMSGVTCCLRFPGQLNSDLRKLAVNLIPFPRLHFFMVGFAPLTSRGSQQYRALTVPELTQQMWDAKNMMCAADPRHGRYLTASAMFRGKMSTKEVDEQMINVQNKNSSYFVEWIPNNVKSSVCDIPPKGLKMASTFIGNSTSIQEMFRRVSEQFTAMFRRKAFLHWYTGEGMDEMEFTEAESNMNDLVAEYQQYQDATADDEEYDEEEEEEEIPA; this is encoded by the exons ATGAGAGAAATCTTGCACATCCAGGGAGGCCAATGCGGGAACCAGATCGGAGCCAAGTTCTGGGAGGTCATCTGCGATGAGCACGGCATCGACCACACCGGAAAGTACAGCGGCGACTCCGAGCTCCAACTCGAACGCATCAATGTCTACTATAATGAAGCCAGCGGAGGAAGGTACGTTCCACGCGCCGTCCTCATGGATCTTGAACCCGGCACCATGGATTCCGTCAGATCCGGCCCCTTCGGCCAGATCTTCCGTCCCGACAACTTTGTCTTCGGCCAGTCCGGCGCCGGCAACAACTGGGCCAAAGGCCACTACACTGAAGGGGCCGAACTCATCGACTCAGTTCTCGACGTCGTTCGCAAGGAAGCCGAAAATTGCGATTGCTTGCAAG GGTTTCAGGTGTGCCATTCTCTTGGTGGTGGAACGGGTTCCGGCATGGGGACGCTTCTGATCTCAAAGATTCGCGAGGAGTATCCAGATCGGATGATGTTGACGTTTTCGGTGTTTCCTTCTCCTAAGGTTTCTGACACCGTTGTGGAGCCTTACAATGCTACGCTCTCTGTTCACCAACTAGTAGAGAACGCTGATGAGTGTATGGTTCTGGACAATGAGGCTCTCTACGACATTTGTTTCAGGACCCTCAAGCTCGCTACACCCACCT TTGGTGACCTTAACCACCTGATTTCTGCCACCATGAGTGGAGTTACTTGCTGTCTACGTTTCCCTGGGCAACTGAACTCAGATCTTCGCAAGCTTGCTGTTAATCTTATCCCATTCCCCCGGCTCCATTTCTTTATGGTTGGGTTTGCGCCCTTGACATCTAGAGGATCCCAGCAGTACCGTGCTTTGACTGTTCCTGAATTAACACAGCAAATGTGGGATGCTAAGAACATGATGTGTGCTGCTGATCCTCGTCATGGTCGTTATTTGACTGCATCAGCAATGTTCCGTGGTAAGATGAGCACAAAGGAGGTAGACGAGCAAATGATCAATGTGCAGAACAAGAATTCTTCATATTTCGTTGAGTGGATACCTAATAATGTGAAGTCCAGCGTGTGTGATATCCCGCCTAAGGGTCTCAAAATGGCTTCCACTTTCATTGGCAATTCAACTTCAATCCAGGAGATGTTCAGGAGAGTTAGTGAGCAGTTCACGGCTATGTTCAGGCGTAAGGCTTTCTTGCATTGGTACACTGGAGAAGGAATGGACGAAATGGAGTTCACTGAGGCTGAGAGTAACATGAACGATCTTGTTGCGGAGTATCAGCAGTACCAGGATGCTACTGCCGATGACGAAGAGTACgacgaggaggaggaagaagaggaaatTCCAGCTTAA